In Gadus morhua chromosome 2, gadMor3.0, whole genome shotgun sequence, a single window of DNA contains:
- the cpt1a2b gene encoding carnitine O-palmitoyltransferase 1, liver isoform isoform X1, producing the protein MAEAHQAVAFQFTITPEGMDLQLSYQALHQIYRSGLRSWKKRISRMQNRVIKGVYPASPSSWLFVVIAILATMYMRSDPSMGLIAKIQQHLPLSLHVSLSSQGQTMLSALVFSTLLWLSVILALRFCLKLLLSYHRWMFEKHGRTSTTTKVWVTLLRLLSGRKPLLYSYQTSLPHLPVPTIKDTLSRYLESVQPLLTGPGFERMTGLANQFESSLGNRLQRYLKLKALWATNYVSDWWEEYIYLRSRGPIMVNSNYYGMDFLYVTPTSVQAARAGNTITALLLYRRKVNREELKPSRVPGTVIPLCAAQCERMFNTTRTPGIETDVLQHWQDSEFVAVYHRGRFFRLWVYQAGRLLSPREIQSQVQRILDDPSPPQPGEEKLGALTAGDRVAWSEVRKRHFCAGVNRRSLDVIERAAFFVTLDEEDQGMRGDDPAGNLDRYAKSLLHGKCYDRWFDKSFSIIVYKNGKNGLNAEHSWADAPTVAHLWEYTLATDAFQLGYTEDGHCKGEVDRSLPHPQRLLWDIPSEVQAQVSSSLAVAQQLADDVDCHVFPFRDFGKGRIKKLRISPDAFIQLSLQLAYYRDRGGFCLTYEASMTRLFREGRTETVRSCSNESCDFVKALAGGEEEEHCRQLFRRAAEKHQNLYRLAMTGDGIDRHLFCLYVVSKYLGVDSPFLKEVLSEPWRLSTSQTPLQQMELFDLKNNPEFISLGGGFGPVADDGYGVSYIIVGEDMINFHVSSKHSCSGTDSHRFGQQISRAFKDILALLSSPDGKAAMPGSPPQPHTKKAL; encoded by the exons ATGGCAGAGGCCCACCAGGCCGTGGCCTTCCAGTTCACCATCACCCCCGAGGGCATGGACCTGCAGCTGTCCTACCAGGCCCTGCACCAGATCTACCGCTCTGGGCTCCGCTCCTGGAAGAAACGGATCAGCCGCATGCAG AACAGGGTGATCAAGGGAGTGTATCCTGCGAGCCCTTCTTCCTGGCTCTTCGTCGTCATAGCGATCCTGGCAACCATGTACATGCGCTCTGATCCCAGCATGGGCCTGATTGCCAAGATACAGCAGCACCTGCCActgag TCTGCACGTGTCCCTCAGCTCCCAGGGCCAGACCATGCTGTCGGCGCTGGTCTTCAGCACGCTGCTCTGGCTCTCGGTCATCCTGGCGCTGCGCTTCTGCCTCAAGCTGCTGCTCTCCTACCACCGCTGGATGTTCGAGAAGCACGGacgcacctccaccaccaccaaagtcTGGGTG ACATTGTTACGGCTCTTGTCGGGCAGGAAACCGCTTCTTTACAGCTACCAGACTTCTCTACCTCACCTCCCCGTCCCCACCATCAAGGACACACTCAGTAgg TACCTGGAGTCGGTGCAGCCGTTGCTGACGGGTCCTGGGTTCGAACGGATGACGGGGCTGGCCAATCAGTTTGAGTCGAGCCTCGGGAACCGCCTGCAGCGCTACCTCAAGCTGAAGGCTCTCTGGGCCACCAACTAC GTGAGTGACTGGTGGGAGGAGTACATCTACCTGCGCAGTCGCGGCCCCATCATGGTCAACAGCAACTACTATGGCATG GACTTCCTGTATGTGACCCCCACGTCGGTGCAGGCGGCCCGGGCGGGGAACACCATCAcggccctcctcctctaccGCCGCAAGGTCAACCGGGAGGAGCTCAAACCG AGCCGCGTTCCCGGTACGGTCATCCCGCTGTGTGCCGCCCAGTGTGAGCGAATGTTCAACACCACCCGCACACCTGGGATtgagacag ACGTCCTCCAGCACTGGCAGGACAGCGAGTTTGTGGCGGTGTACCACCGGGGCCGGTTCTTCCGCCTGTGGGTGTACCAGGCGGGCCGGCTGCTCAGCCCCAGGGAGATCCAGTCCCAGGTGCAGAGGATCCTGgacgacccctcccccccccagccgggcGAGGAGAAGCTGGGGGCCCTCACGGCAGGCGACAG ggtCGCCTGGTCGGAGGTGCGTAAGCGCCACTTCTGCGCCGGGGTGAACCGGCGCTCGCTGGACGTCATCGAGCGGGCGGCCTTCTTCGTCACGCTGGACGAGGAGGATCAGGGCATGAGGGGGGACGACCCCGCCGGCAACCTGGACCGCTATGCCAAGTCCCTGCTGCACGGGAAGTGCTACGACag GTGGTTCGATAAATCGTTCTCCATCATCGTCtacaaaaacggcaagaacgGCCTCAACGCAGAGCACTCCTGGGCGGACGCCCCCACCGTGGCACACctgtgggag tacACCCTGGCCACGGATGCCTTCCAGCTGGGCTACACAGAGGACGGCCACTGTAAGGGCGAGGTGGACCGCTCGCTCCCGCACCCACAGAGGCTGCTGTGGGACATTCCCTCAGag gTCCAGGCTCAGGTGTCCAGCTCTCTGGCGGTGGCGCAGCAGCTGGCGGACGATGTGGACTGCCACGTCTTCCCCTTCAGGGACTTTGGGAAGGGCCGCATCAAGAAGCTCCGCATCAGCCCGGACGCCTTCATCCAGCTGAGCCTACAGCTGGCCTACTACAGG GACCGCGGGGGCTTCTGCCTGACCTACGAGGCGTCCATGACCCGCCTGTTCCGGGAGGGACGCACCGAGACGGTCCGATCCTGCTCCAACGAGAGCTGTGACTTCGTGAAGGCCCTGGCTGGAGGAGAG gaggaggagcattgCAGACAGCTGTTCCGACGGGCTGCCGAGAAGCATCAGAACCTCTACCGACTGGCTATGACGGGCGACGGCATCGACAGACACCTCTTCTGTCTGTATGTGGTGTCCAAGTACCTTGGTGTGGACTCCCCCTTCCTCAAAGAG GTTCTTTCCGAGCCCTGGCGTCTCTCCACTAGCCAGACCCCCCTGCAGCAGATGGAGCTTTTTGACCTCAAAAACAACCCTGAGTTCATATCCCTGGGCGGAGGCTTCGGACCc gTTGCGGACGATGGCTACGGAGTGTCCTACATCATCGTGGGGGAGGACATGATCAACTTCCACGTGTCCTCAAAGCACTCTTGCAGTGGAACC
- the cpt1a2b gene encoding carnitine O-palmitoyltransferase 1, liver isoform isoform X2: protein MAEAHQAVAFQFTITPEGMDLQLSYQALHQIYRSGLRSWKKRISRMQNRVIKGVYPASPSSWLFVVIAILATMYMRSDPSMGLIAKIQQHLPLSLHVSLSSQGQTMLSALVFSTLLWLSVILALRFCLKLLLSYHRWMFEKHGRTSTTTKVWVTLLRLLSGRKPLLYSYQTSLPHLPVPTIKDTLSRYLESVQPLLTGPGFERMTGLANQFESSLGNRLQRYLKLKALWATNYVSDWWEEYIYLRSRGPIMVNSNYYGMDFLYVTPTSVQAARAGNTITALLLYRRKVNREELKPSRVPGTVIPLCAAQCERMFNTTRTPGIETDVLQHWQDSEFVAVYHRGRFFRLWVYQAGRLLSPREIQSQVQRILDDPSPPQPGEEKLGALTAGDRVAWSEVRKRHFCAGVNRRSLDVIERAAFFVTLDEEDQGMRGDDPAGNLDRYAKSLLHGKCYDRWFDKSFSIIVYKNGKNGLNAEHSWADAPTVAHLWEYTLATDAFQLGYTEDGHCKGEVDRSLPHPQRLLWDIPSEVQAQVSSSLAVAQQLADDVDCHVFPFRDFGKGRIKKLRISPDAFIQLSLQLAYYRDRGGFCLTYEASMTRLFREGRTETVRSCSNESCDFVKALAGGEVHQFSMSVL, encoded by the exons ATGGCAGAGGCCCACCAGGCCGTGGCCTTCCAGTTCACCATCACCCCCGAGGGCATGGACCTGCAGCTGTCCTACCAGGCCCTGCACCAGATCTACCGCTCTGGGCTCCGCTCCTGGAAGAAACGGATCAGCCGCATGCAG AACAGGGTGATCAAGGGAGTGTATCCTGCGAGCCCTTCTTCCTGGCTCTTCGTCGTCATAGCGATCCTGGCAACCATGTACATGCGCTCTGATCCCAGCATGGGCCTGATTGCCAAGATACAGCAGCACCTGCCActgag TCTGCACGTGTCCCTCAGCTCCCAGGGCCAGACCATGCTGTCGGCGCTGGTCTTCAGCACGCTGCTCTGGCTCTCGGTCATCCTGGCGCTGCGCTTCTGCCTCAAGCTGCTGCTCTCCTACCACCGCTGGATGTTCGAGAAGCACGGacgcacctccaccaccaccaaagtcTGGGTG ACATTGTTACGGCTCTTGTCGGGCAGGAAACCGCTTCTTTACAGCTACCAGACTTCTCTACCTCACCTCCCCGTCCCCACCATCAAGGACACACTCAGTAgg TACCTGGAGTCGGTGCAGCCGTTGCTGACGGGTCCTGGGTTCGAACGGATGACGGGGCTGGCCAATCAGTTTGAGTCGAGCCTCGGGAACCGCCTGCAGCGCTACCTCAAGCTGAAGGCTCTCTGGGCCACCAACTAC GTGAGTGACTGGTGGGAGGAGTACATCTACCTGCGCAGTCGCGGCCCCATCATGGTCAACAGCAACTACTATGGCATG GACTTCCTGTATGTGACCCCCACGTCGGTGCAGGCGGCCCGGGCGGGGAACACCATCAcggccctcctcctctaccGCCGCAAGGTCAACCGGGAGGAGCTCAAACCG AGCCGCGTTCCCGGTACGGTCATCCCGCTGTGTGCCGCCCAGTGTGAGCGAATGTTCAACACCACCCGCACACCTGGGATtgagacag ACGTCCTCCAGCACTGGCAGGACAGCGAGTTTGTGGCGGTGTACCACCGGGGCCGGTTCTTCCGCCTGTGGGTGTACCAGGCGGGCCGGCTGCTCAGCCCCAGGGAGATCCAGTCCCAGGTGCAGAGGATCCTGgacgacccctcccccccccagccgggcGAGGAGAAGCTGGGGGCCCTCACGGCAGGCGACAG ggtCGCCTGGTCGGAGGTGCGTAAGCGCCACTTCTGCGCCGGGGTGAACCGGCGCTCGCTGGACGTCATCGAGCGGGCGGCCTTCTTCGTCACGCTGGACGAGGAGGATCAGGGCATGAGGGGGGACGACCCCGCCGGCAACCTGGACCGCTATGCCAAGTCCCTGCTGCACGGGAAGTGCTACGACag GTGGTTCGATAAATCGTTCTCCATCATCGTCtacaaaaacggcaagaacgGCCTCAACGCAGAGCACTCCTGGGCGGACGCCCCCACCGTGGCACACctgtgggag tacACCCTGGCCACGGATGCCTTCCAGCTGGGCTACACAGAGGACGGCCACTGTAAGGGCGAGGTGGACCGCTCGCTCCCGCACCCACAGAGGCTGCTGTGGGACATTCCCTCAGag gTCCAGGCTCAGGTGTCCAGCTCTCTGGCGGTGGCGCAGCAGCTGGCGGACGATGTGGACTGCCACGTCTTCCCCTTCAGGGACTTTGGGAAGGGCCGCATCAAGAAGCTCCGCATCAGCCCGGACGCCTTCATCCAGCTGAGCCTACAGCTGGCCTACTACAGG GACCGCGGGGGCTTCTGCCTGACCTACGAGGCGTCCATGACCCGCCTGTTCCGGGAGGGACGCACCGAGACGGTCCGATCCTGCTCCAACGAGAGCTGTGACTTCGTGAAGGCCCTGGCTGGAGGAGAGGTACATCAGTTTTCCATGTCGGTTTTGT ga